In the genome of Cryptomeria japonica chromosome 8, Sugi_1.0, whole genome shotgun sequence, one region contains:
- the LOC131055423 gene encoding heavy metal-associated isoprenylated plant protein 39 isoform X1 codes for MSKKIVLKVELNCDKCKQKAMETVAGIEGVDSVQVDMKEQKITVIGDADPVSITKKLRKLGRSEILSFGPSKEPEKKPAEKKAEEKKEPAKKEDSSKPNPGPNITYVYLPSYWDSWHGGYYYY; via the exons ATGTCCAAG AAAATTGTGTTGAAGGTGGAGCTCAACTGTGATAAATGTAAGCAGAAGGCCATGGAAACTGTTGCAGGGATTGAAG GCGTTGACTCTGTGCAAGTTGATATGAAGGAGCAGAAAATCACAGTTATAGGAGATGCAGATCCAGTTAGCATTACCAAAAAGCTCAGAAAGCTTGGGCGCTCGGAGATATTGAGCTTTGGGCCTTCTAAAGAACCTGAGAAAAAACCAGCCGAAAAGAAGGCTGAAGAGAAGAAGGAACCTGCCAAGAAAGAGGATTCCTCAAAGCCTAACCCGGGGCCAAATATAACGTATGTGTATCTTCCAAGTTATTGGGACTCTTGGCATGGTGGGTATTACTATTACTAG
- the LOC131055423 gene encoding heavy metal-associated isoprenylated plant protein 39 isoform X2 — MLQNVAVSAGTCGEGVDSVQVDMKEQKITVIGDADPVSITKKLRKLGRSEILSFGPSKEPEKKPAEKKAEEKKEPAKKEDSSKPNPGPNITYVYLPSYWDSWHGGYYYY, encoded by the exons ATGCTCCAAAATGTAGCAGTTTCTGCCGGTACTTGTGGTGAAG GCGTTGACTCTGTGCAAGTTGATATGAAGGAGCAGAAAATCACAGTTATAGGAGATGCAGATCCAGTTAGCATTACCAAAAAGCTCAGAAAGCTTGGGCGCTCGGAGATATTGAGCTTTGGGCCTTCTAAAGAACCTGAGAAAAAACCAGCCGAAAAGAAGGCTGAAGAGAAGAAGGAACCTGCCAAGAAAGAGGATTCCTCAAAGCCTAACCCGGGGCCAAATATAACGTATGTGTATCTTCCAAGTTATTGGGACTCTTGGCATGGTGGGTATTACTATTACTAG